A genome region from Defluviimonas aquaemixtae includes the following:
- the hydA gene encoding dihydropyrimidinase, translating into MTTVIKNGTIVTADLTYKADVLIEGGKIAQIGEGLKGDKVLDATGAYVMPGGIDPHTHLEMPFMGTYSTDDFESGTRAALAGGTTMVVDFVLPSPGQGLLDAKQMWHNKSGRANCDYSYHMAVTWWGEQVFDEMKTVIEKEGITTFKHFMAYKGALMVNDDEMYASFKRLAELGGIALVHAENGDVVAELQRKLMEDGNTGPEAHAYSRPPQVEGEATNRAIMIADMAGVPLYVVHTSCEEAHEAIRRARMQGKRVWGEPLIQHLTLDESEYFNKDWDHAARRVMSPPFRNKQHQDSLWAGLMSGSLSVVATDHCAFTTEQKRTGVGDFTKIPNGTGGLEDRMPMLWTHGVNTGRLTPNEFVAVTSTNIAKILNCYPKKGAILVGSDADIVVWDPDREKTISAQSQQSAIDYNVFEGKKVKGLPRYTLTRGMIAVNDGKVETKEGHGEFVRREANNPVNKALSSWKELTAPRPVKRTGIPASGV; encoded by the coding sequence ATGACCACAGTCATCAAGAACGGCACCATCGTCACCGCCGATCTGACCTACAAGGCGGATGTGCTCATCGAGGGCGGCAAGATCGCCCAGATCGGCGAGGGCCTGAAAGGCGACAAGGTGCTCGACGCGACCGGGGCTTACGTCATGCCGGGGGGGATCGACCCCCATACGCATCTGGAAATGCCCTTCATGGGCACCTATTCCACCGACGATTTTGAATCCGGCACCCGCGCGGCGCTCGCGGGCGGCACGACGATGGTGGTCGATTTCGTGTTGCCCTCGCCCGGGCAGGGGCTCTTGGACGCCAAGCAGATGTGGCACAACAAGTCGGGGCGCGCCAACTGCGACTATTCCTACCACATGGCCGTGACCTGGTGGGGCGAGCAGGTCTTTGACGAGATGAAGACCGTGATCGAGAAGGAGGGCATCACCACCTTTAAGCATTTCATGGCCTACAAGGGCGCGCTCATGGTCAATGACGATGAGATGTACGCCTCCTTCAAGCGGCTCGCGGAGCTTGGCGGCATCGCGCTGGTCCATGCCGAGAACGGCGACGTGGTGGCCGAGTTGCAGCGCAAGCTGATGGAGGACGGCAATACCGGGCCCGAGGCGCATGCCTATTCGCGCCCGCCGCAGGTCGAGGGCGAGGCCACGAACCGCGCGATCATGATTGCCGACATGGCGGGCGTGCCGCTCTACGTTGTCCATACCTCCTGCGAGGAGGCGCATGAGGCGATCCGGCGGGCGCGGATGCAGGGCAAGCGGGTCTGGGGCGAGCCGCTGATCCAGCATCTGACGCTGGATGAAAGCGAGTATTTCAACAAGGACTGGGATCATGCCGCGCGGCGGGTGATGTCGCCGCCCTTCCGCAACAAGCAGCATCAGGACTCGCTCTGGGCGGGGCTGATGTCGGGCTCTCTCTCGGTCGTCGCCACCGACCACTGCGCCTTCACGACCGAGCAGAAGCGCACCGGTGTCGGCGACTTCACCAAAATTCCGAACGGCACCGGGGGGCTCGAGGACCGGATGCCGATGCTCTGGACGCATGGCGTGAACACCGGCCGGCTGACGCCGAACGAGTTCGTCGCCGTCACATCAACGAACATCGCCAAGATATTGAATTGTTATCCGAAAAAGGGCGCAATCCTTGTGGGCAGCGATGCCGATATCGTGGTCTGGGACCCCGACCGCGAAAAGACGATAAGTGCCCAGAGCCAGCAGTCGGCGATCGACTACAACGTCTTCGAGGGGAAAAAGGTCAAGGGCCTGCCGCGCTACACGCTGACGCGGGGAATGATCGCGGTGAACGACGGCAAGGTCGAGACCAAGGAGGGTCACGGCGAGTTCGTCCGTCGCGAGGCGAACAACCCGGTCAACAAGGCGCTGTCGTCGTGGAAGGAACTGACCGCGCCCCGGCCGGTCAAACGGACGGGCATCCCGGCGAGCGGGGTGTGA
- a CDS encoding Zn-dependent hydrolase — protein MAAPGENLRIDGARLWDSIMEMAKIGPGVAGGNNRQTLTDDDAKGRALFQKWCEAAGLTMGVDEMGTMFATRAGEDPDALPVYMGSHLDTQPTGGKYDGVLGVLGALEAVRTMNDLGIKTKHPIVVVNWTNEEGTRFAPAMLASGVFAGKHDLDWAYDREDHDGKKFGDELKRIGWVGDEKVGARKIHALFELHIEQGPILEAEGKDIGVVTHGQGLRWIECTVTGKESHTGSTPMHMRKNAGRGLALVTELVHEIAMKSQPNAVGAIGHIDVYPNSRNIIPGKVVFTVDMRTHILPKLNAMVAEFEERAPKLCADIGVEFECEIVGQFDPPAFNETCVKAVRSAAERLGYSHMDIVSGAGHDACWINDVAPTAMIMCPCVDGLSHNEAEEISPEWAAAGTDVLLHAVLETAEVVG, from the coding sequence ATGGCAGCACCCGGAGAAAACCTGAGGATCGACGGCGCGCGCCTTTGGGATTCAATTATGGAAATGGCCAAGATCGGCCCCGGCGTGGCGGGCGGCAACAACCGCCAGACGCTGACCGACGACGATGCCAAGGGCCGCGCGCTCTTTCAGAAGTGGTGCGAGGCGGCGGGCCTGACGATGGGTGTCGACGAGATGGGGACGATGTTCGCGACGCGGGCGGGCGAGGATCCCGACGCGCTGCCAGTCTATATGGGCTCGCATCTCGACACCCAGCCAACGGGCGGGAAATATGACGGGGTGCTGGGCGTGCTCGGCGCGCTGGAAGCGGTCCGTACGATGAACGACCTCGGGATCAAGACGAAGCACCCGATCGTCGTCGTCAACTGGACGAACGAGGAGGGGACGCGGTTCGCCCCTGCCATGCTCGCCTCCGGCGTCTTCGCGGGCAAGCATGACCTTGACTGGGCCTATGACCGCGAGGATCACGACGGCAAGAAATTCGGCGACGAGCTGAAGCGCATCGGCTGGGTCGGTGACGAGAAGGTCGGCGCCCGCAAGATTCACGCGCTTTTCGAGCTTCACATCGAACAGGGTCCGATCCTCGAAGCCGAGGGCAAGGATATCGGCGTCGTGACGCACGGGCAGGGGCTCCGCTGGATCGAATGCACGGTGACGGGGAAGGAGAGCCATACCGGCTCGACGCCGATGCATATGCGCAAGAATGCCGGGCGCGGGCTCGCGCTGGTGACGGAGCTCGTCCACGAGATCGCGATGAAGAGCCAGCCGAACGCGGTGGGCGCGATCGGCCATATCGACGTCTATCCGAACAGCCGCAACATCATCCCCGGCAAGGTCGTCTTCACGGTCGACATGCGTACCCATATCCTGCCGAAGCTGAACGCCATGGTTGCGGAATTCGAGGAGCGCGCGCCGAAGCTCTGCGCCGATATCGGCGTCGAGTTCGAGTGCGAGATCGTCGGCCAGTTCGACCCGCCCGCCTTCAACGAGACCTGCGTGAAGGCCGTGCGGTCTGCGGCCGAGCGGCTGGGCTACAGCCACATGGATATCGTCTCGGGCGCGGGCCACGACGCCTGCTGGATCAACGACGTGGCCCCCACCGCGATGATCATGTGCCCCTGCGTCGACGGGCTTTCCCACAACGAGGCCGAGGAGATCAGCCCGGAATGGGCGGCGGCGGGGACGGATGTGCTGTTGCACGCGGTTCTGGAGACGGCGGAGGTCGTGGGGTGA
- a CDS encoding TetR/AcrR family transcriptional regulator, translating into MAAPERMSKRNMNRQENETRILAAAEKVFAEAGFGGATMQLIADMAGLPKANLHYYFATKEELYRKVVRQIFEIWLHAADSFDNAPGPIEGIGAYIDAKMEISRRHPCGSKVWASEVMHGAPVIQDYLETTLREWTSGREKLIQRWIDEGKMAPIDPKHLLYMLWATTQHYADFGHQIETLNGGKALSEKQWKAAKDSVKSIILRGIGAL; encoded by the coding sequence ATGGCCGCCCCCGAACGCATGTCGAAGCGGAACATGAACCGGCAGGAGAACGAGACCCGGATACTGGCCGCGGCAGAAAAGGTCTTCGCCGAGGCGGGGTTCGGCGGGGCGACGATGCAGCTTATCGCCGACATGGCCGGTTTGCCCAAGGCGAACCTGCACTACTACTTCGCCACGAAGGAAGAACTTTATCGCAAGGTCGTCCGGCAAATTTTCGAGATCTGGCTGCATGCGGCGGATAGTTTCGACAACGCGCCCGGCCCGATCGAGGGGATCGGCGCCTATATCGACGCCAAGATGGAAATCTCCCGGCGCCATCCCTGCGGCTCGAAGGTCTGGGCCTCTGAGGTGATGCACGGCGCGCCGGTGATCCAGGACTACCTGGAGACCACGCTGCGCGAATGGACCTCGGGCCGCGAAAAGCTCATTCAGCGCTGGATCGACGAGGGCAAGATGGCCCCCATCGATCCCAAGCATCTCTTGTACATGCTCTGGGCCACGACCCAGCATTACGCCGATTTCGGCCATCAGATCGAGACGCTGAACGGCGGCAAGGCACTCAGTGAAAAGCAGTGGAAGGCCGCCAAGGACAGCGTGAAGTCGATCATCCTGCGCGGCATAGGTGCGCTCTGA
- a CDS encoding class I SAM-dependent methyltransferase: protein MQITARSLGERQIFKGARANILYELIGWRFRNVAHLRFMNYGFAYDETRDQPRLGPEDEAERYCVQLYHAVASLVDLKGLSVLDVGSGRGGGASYVHRYMEPAATVGCDLCRNAVAFCERIYGGVAGLGFVRGNAMELPFTANAFDAVLNVESAHCYPDREAFVEEAHRVLRPGGHLLVADFTPPHMEPEAEKSGFETEIIRAGFHLDEVRDVTRNIVHGLDLDDDRRHREIEARFPWGTRRLARLWAGTRDSWIYDDFSSRRREYVIYRATKPLLEPAVPAKKPQDSAPVLQSMEAAHPA from the coding sequence TTGCAGATAACAGCGAGATCGCTCGGCGAGCGGCAGATATTCAAAGGGGCGCGGGCGAACATTCTCTACGAACTGATCGGATGGCGGTTCCGGAACGTGGCGCATCTGAGGTTCATGAACTATGGCTTCGCCTATGACGAGACGCGGGACCAGCCGCGGCTTGGGCCCGAGGATGAGGCGGAGCGCTATTGCGTGCAACTCTACCACGCAGTCGCGTCACTGGTCGATCTCAAGGGGCTGAGCGTGCTCGATGTCGGCTCGGGCCGCGGCGGCGGGGCCTCTTATGTCCATCGCTACATGGAACCGGCGGCGACGGTTGGCTGCGATCTTTGCCGCAATGCCGTCGCCTTTTGCGAGCGAATCTACGGCGGCGTCGCTGGGCTCGGTTTCGTGCGTGGCAACGCGATGGAGCTTCCTTTCACCGCGAACGCCTTCGACGCCGTTCTCAACGTGGAAAGCGCGCACTGCTATCCCGACCGCGAGGCGTTCGTCGAAGAGGCGCATCGCGTGCTCAGGCCCGGCGGTCATCTCCTCGTCGCCGATTTCACGCCACCGCACATGGAGCCCGAAGCCGAAAAAAGCGGCTTCGAGACCGAAATCATCCGCGCGGGCTTCCACCTTGACGAGGTGCGCGACGTGACGCGGAACATCGTGCATGGCCTCGATCTCGACGACGACAGGCGGCACCGCGAGATAGAGGCGCGGTTTCCGTGGGGTACGCGCCGTTTGGCGCGGCTCTGGGCCGGGACGCGCGACTCCTGGATCTACGACGATTTTTCGTCGCGCCGGCGCGAATATGTCATCTACCGTGCAACAAAGCCGCTGCTCGAACCTGCGGTGCCCGCGAAGAAACCGCAGGACAGCGCCCCTGTCCTGCAGTCTATGGAAGCGGCACATCCGGCCTGA
- a CDS encoding TetR family transcriptional regulator C-terminal domain-containing protein, whose translation MTRAHADGQASAERPLTRIQQKNRQTILDAALDVFSQHGFRGATLDQIAEVAGLSKPNLLYYFPSKESIHVELLSTLMDTWLAPLHALDAGGDPVAEVLAYVRRKLELSRDYPRESRLFANEILQGAPRIMEALEGELKTLVDEKAELLRRWSEAGRIADLPPHHLIFSIWALTQHYADFDVQVRAVLGPGHDPYTEAQDFLDTLFAKLLAP comes from the coding sequence ATGACGAGAGCGCATGCAGACGGGCAGGCATCGGCGGAGCGGCCGCTGACCCGCATCCAGCAGAAGAACCGGCAGACAATCCTTGATGCCGCGCTCGACGTCTTTTCCCAGCATGGCTTCCGCGGTGCGACGCTCGATCAAATCGCCGAAGTAGCGGGGCTGTCGAAACCGAACCTGCTTTACTACTTCCCCTCCAAGGAATCGATCCATGTCGAGCTTCTCTCCACCCTAATGGATACCTGGCTCGCACCGCTGCACGCGCTCGACGCCGGGGGCGATCCCGTCGCCGAGGTGCTCGCCTACGTGCGCCGAAAGCTCGAACTCAGCCGCGATTATCCGCGCGAAAGCCGGCTGTTTGCGAACGAGATACTGCAAGGCGCGCCCCGCATCATGGAGGCGCTGGAAGGTGAGTTGAAGACGCTGGTCGATGAGAAGGCCGAGTTGCTCAGACGCTGGTCGGAAGCGGGGCGCATCGCGGACCTCCCGCCGCATCACCTGATATTCTCGATCTGGGCGCTGACGCAGCACTACGCCGATTTCGACGTGCAGGTGCGCGCCGTGCTCGGCCCGGGCCACGACCCATACACAGAGGCGCAGGACTTTCTCGACACGCTGTTCGCGAAGTTGCTCGCCCCCTAG
- a CDS encoding cupin domain-containing protein, protein MQMSRLSTKVGRLISIAGFAVFAGFPCVGQEAAGSEPKMLATGDFVSPDAPGVHVMTFLAEFEAGASIPLHHHGGASQVLLLEGDVDVTGADGTTVSFHPGDKMDEPAGWVHSGVVTSSEPAKLIWTIVLPDGAELETLDNG, encoded by the coding sequence CTCATTTCGATTGCTGGCTTTGCGGTTTTCGCCGGGTTTCCCTGCGTTGGGCAGGAAGCGGCGGGCTCCGAACCCAAGATGCTCGCCACGGGCGATTTCGTTTCGCCCGATGCGCCCGGCGTTCACGTGATGACGTTTCTGGCGGAGTTCGAGGCGGGCGCGAGCATTCCGCTCCATCACCATGGTGGAGCGAGCCAGGTGCTGCTTCTCGAGGGCGATGTTGACGTCACCGGTGCAGACGGCACGACCGTGAGCTTTCATCCGGGCGACAAGATGGATGAACCCGCAGGGTGGGTGCACAGCGGCGTCGTCACCAGTTCGGAGCCTGCCAAGCTCATCTGGACGATCGTGCTGCCCGATGGGGCCGAATTGGAAACACTCGACAACGGCTGA